Proteins encoded in a region of the Oryctolagus cuniculus chromosome 10, mOryCun1.1, whole genome shotgun sequence genome:
- the IQCF6 gene encoding IQ domain-containing protein F6 gives MAQVMGEWVLKTRTMDTQNVSEALMEGNCPTDSEQCLKLEKAATRIQSWWRGTVVRRTLLHAALRAWIIQCWWRSMQAKMLEQRRRLALRLYTCQEWAVVKVQAQVRMWQARRRFLQARQAACVIQSHWRWHASQTRGLIRGRYEVRASRLELDIEILMT, from the exons atggcccaagtgatgggTGAGTGGGTGCTAAAGACCAGGACCATGGACACACAAAACGTGAGCGAGGCCCTTATGGAAGGCAACTGCCCGACAGATAGTGAGCAGTGTCTCAAG TTAGAGAAGGCAGCCACGAGGATTCAGTCATGGTGGCGCGGCACCGTGGTGCGCCGGACGCTGCTGCACGCGGCGCTCAGAGCCTGGATCATCCAGTGCTGGTGGAGGTCCATGCAGGCCAAGATGTTGGAGCAAAGACGGCGCCTGGCGCTCAGACTCTACACCTGCCAGGAGTGGGCGGTGGTGAAGGTGCAGGCACAGGTCCGGATGTGGCAGGCCCGCAGACGGTTCCTCCAGGCGCGCCAAGCGGCCTGCGTCATCCAGTCTCACTGGCGCTGGCATGCCAGCCAGACCCGGGGCCTGATCCGGGGCCGCTATGAAGTCAGAGCCAGCCGGCTGGAGCTCGACATTGAAATCCTCATGACCTAG